The proteins below are encoded in one region of Leptospira terpstrae serovar Hualin str. LT 11-33 = ATCC 700639:
- a CDS encoding aconitate hydratase, protein MAFDIEMIAARYSKMEAAITQARKVVGRPLTLTEKILYNHLWDGNPTKSFGRGVDYVDFAPDRVAMQDATAQMALLQFMQAGRKKVAVPSTVHCDHLITAKDESGADLGVAVKENKEVYDFLSSVSNKYGIGFWKPGAGIIHQVVLENYAFPGGMMIGTDSHTVNAGGLGMVAIGVGGADACDVMAGLAWELKWPKAIGVKLTGKLNGWTSAKDVILKVAGILTVKGGTGAIVEYFGPGAEALSCTGKGTICNMGAEIGATTSTFGYDESMERYLRSTNRSDVADLANKYKTHLTADPEVYADPSKYFDQVIEIDLNTLEPYVNGPFTPDLATPISKMKEEAIKNGWPLKVEVGLIGSCTNSSYEDISRAASLAKQVAAKGLKTKAEFTITPGSELVRYTIQRDGFIDSFHKIGAKVFSNACGPCIGMWSRVGADKKEKNTIVHSFNRNFQARQDGNPNTYAFVASPEITTALAIAGDLGFNPLTDTLTNEKGEQVKLDPPTGEELPSKGFAVEDAGFIAPAADGSGVQVIVDPASTRLQLLAPFKAWEGTDLKGLKLLIKAKGKCTTDHISMAGPWLKFRGHLDNISNNLLIGATNIFNSKTNEVKNQLTGNYEPVPQTQRAYKAQGIGSIVVGDENYGEGSSREHAAMEPRHLGVRAVLVKSFARIHETNLKKQGMLALTFANKEDYDKIQEDDVIDIVGLTSFAEGKPLTLVFNHKDGKKDEIPVNHTYNAQQIEWFKAGAALNLMKA, encoded by the coding sequence ATGGCATTTGATATAGAAATGATTGCGGCACGTTATTCCAAAATGGAAGCGGCCATCACACAAGCCAGGAAGGTAGTGGGTCGGCCCCTCACACTTACAGAGAAGATTTTATACAACCACCTTTGGGATGGAAATCCAACAAAGAGTTTTGGTCGCGGTGTCGACTATGTAGATTTTGCACCAGACCGGGTGGCAATGCAAGACGCAACAGCGCAAATGGCGCTTCTCCAATTTATGCAAGCAGGTCGTAAAAAAGTAGCGGTACCTTCTACCGTTCACTGTGACCACTTAATCACGGCAAAAGACGAATCTGGTGCGGATCTCGGTGTTGCTGTGAAAGAAAACAAAGAAGTATATGATTTTTTATCCTCAGTCTCTAACAAATATGGAATCGGTTTTTGGAAACCAGGTGCTGGTATCATCCACCAAGTGGTTTTAGAAAACTATGCCTTCCCTGGAGGGATGATGATTGGAACTGACTCCCATACAGTGAATGCTGGTGGTCTTGGGATGGTTGCGATTGGTGTGGGTGGAGCTGACGCTTGTGATGTGATGGCGGGCCTTGCTTGGGAGCTCAAGTGGCCAAAGGCCATTGGTGTCAAACTCACAGGAAAACTGAATGGTTGGACTTCCGCAAAAGACGTTATCTTAAAAGTAGCTGGGATCTTAACTGTAAAAGGGGGAACCGGTGCCATCGTAGAATACTTTGGTCCTGGAGCTGAGGCACTTTCTTGTACTGGAAAAGGTACAATCTGTAACATGGGCGCGGAAATTGGGGCAACCACTTCCACTTTCGGTTATGATGAATCAATGGAAAGATACTTAAGGTCTACTAACAGAAGTGATGTGGCTGATCTTGCCAACAAATACAAAACTCACCTTACCGCTGACCCAGAAGTGTATGCAGATCCTTCCAAATACTTTGACCAAGTCATTGAAATTGATCTCAATACTTTAGAGCCATATGTAAACGGACCTTTCACTCCTGACCTTGCCACTCCTATCTCTAAGATGAAAGAAGAAGCCATTAAGAATGGTTGGCCCCTCAAAGTAGAAGTAGGTCTTATTGGTTCTTGTACCAACTCTTCTTATGAAGATATTTCAAGAGCTGCCTCCCTTGCCAAACAAGTCGCAGCGAAAGGTTTAAAAACCAAAGCTGAGTTTACCATCACACCTGGATCGGAACTGGTTCGTTACACCATCCAAAGAGATGGATTCATTGATTCCTTCCATAAAATTGGCGCCAAAGTATTTTCCAATGCTTGTGGTCCTTGTATTGGAATGTGGTCTCGTGTCGGTGCGGATAAAAAAGAAAAGAACACGATTGTTCACTCCTTTAACCGAAACTTCCAAGCACGCCAAGATGGAAATCCAAACACTTATGCCTTTGTGGCTTCCCCGGAAATCACAACCGCTCTTGCCATTGCGGGAGATTTAGGATTCAATCCACTGACAGACACTCTCACCAATGAAAAAGGGGAACAAGTCAAATTGGATCCTCCTACAGGGGAAGAACTGCCTAGCAAAGGTTTTGCGGTAGAGGATGCAGGTTTTATTGCTCCTGCTGCCGACGGTTCAGGAGTGCAAGTGATTGTGGATCCAGCTTCTACTAGACTGCAACTCTTAGCCCCATTTAAAGCATGGGAAGGAACGGATCTCAAAGGTTTAAAACTTCTCATCAAAGCCAAAGGAAAATGTACAACGGACCATATCTCAATGGCAGGTCCATGGCTTAAATTCCGTGGTCACTTGGACAATATCTCCAATAACTTACTCATCGGTGCGACAAACATCTTCAATAGTAAAACCAATGAGGTGAAAAACCAACTCACTGGAAACTATGAACCTGTTCCACAAACCCAAAGAGCTTACAAAGCCCAAGGGATTGGATCGATTGTTGTTGGTGATGAAAACTATGGAGAAGGTTCGTCTCGTGAACATGCTGCTATGGAACCAAGACATTTAGGTGTAAGAGCCGTACTTGTAAAATCGTTTGCTCGTATCCACGAAACAAACTTAAAAAAACAAGGGATGTTGGCACTTACCTTTGCAAACAAAGAAGATTACGATAAAATCCAAGAAGACGATGTGATTGATATTGTAGGACTAACCAGTTTTGCAGAAGGGAAACCTTTAACACTCGTATTCAATCATAAGGATGGAAAAAAGGATGAAATTCCTGTGAACCATACTTACAATGCGCAACAAATCGAATGGTTCAAAGCAGGTGCTGCTTTGAATTTAATGAAAGCATAA
- a CDS encoding FlgO family outer membrane protein: MNMLLHLGWNLRFKKLVLLFFLFSISACYLGEERESKPKKTTVPPLEQLASSLSEKGFYFQPQRLVVLTFLDNEGKKSPYGDILAEKLTTELVKKDRFQILDRLANQKVLKEAGLGLDAPTDTATLRKIGDVLKLDVIITGIVTPYQDGVFVNTRLIEIKSGLILKADEVYVRIDG; the protein is encoded by the coding sequence ATGAATATGTTACTTCACTTGGGATGGAACTTGCGTTTTAAAAAACTAGTTTTATTGTTTTTTCTATTTAGCATTAGCGCTTGTTATTTGGGAGAGGAAAGAGAATCCAAACCAAAAAAAACAACAGTCCCACCGCTAGAACAATTGGCCTCATCTCTTTCTGAAAAAGGATTTTATTTCCAACCGCAACGCCTAGTGGTTTTGACATTTTTAGACAATGAAGGTAAAAAAAGTCCCTATGGCGATATCCTTGCAGAAAAACTAACTACAGAACTCGTTAAAAAAGATCGGTTCCAAATCTTAGACCGATTGGCAAACCAAAAGGTCTTAAAAGAAGCGGGGCTTGGATTGGATGCACCAACAGATACCGCCACCTTGCGGAAAATAGGTGATGTTTTAAAACTAGACGTGATCATTACAGGAATTGTGACTCCATACCAAGATGGTGTTTTTGTCAATACCCGCCTTATCGAAATCAAATCAGGCCTTATCCTCAAAGCCGACGAAGTTTATGTCCGTATTGACGGCTAA
- the queA gene encoding tRNA preQ1(34) S-adenosylmethionine ribosyltransferase-isomerase QueA yields MDFLQEYDFHLPEEQIAKFPLETRDESRLLVVDKTKSKYWEAPLFRDIITLVRSGDVFVYNETKVSYRRVFLQVESGRIHESIFLEPEDSNHQVWLCILKNRAKLKLGDKLFPVGYKNFQFSYYGPKEELSNLFSERSISDADFEIFGNIPIPPYLKRDVTEEDKVRYQTIFAERSGSVAAPTAGLHFTEELKENLRKIGAEFLPVELQIGYGTFRPLTAEQWQTKTLHRENYLVSESTATKLNDARREGRRIIAVGTTTLRVLETVFDSQIQKYKVGASQTDIFLSPGDRIQSVQGLITNFHLPKSSLLLLVSAFATTQLVLDSYRYALKNGFRFYSYGDSMFLF; encoded by the coding sequence ATGGATTTTTTACAGGAATACGATTTCCACCTACCAGAAGAACAAATTGCCAAATTTCCCTTAGAAACTAGGGATGAGTCGCGTCTTTTGGTCGTTGACAAAACTAAATCAAAATATTGGGAAGCCCCATTATTTCGGGACATTATCACACTGGTGCGATCCGGAGATGTTTTTGTATACAATGAGACGAAAGTATCTTACCGCCGAGTTTTTTTACAGGTAGAATCGGGACGAATCCACGAATCGATCTTTTTGGAACCAGAAGATTCAAACCATCAGGTTTGGTTATGTATTCTAAAAAATAGGGCCAAATTAAAGTTAGGTGATAAACTTTTCCCTGTGGGTTATAAGAATTTCCAGTTTTCCTACTATGGACCTAAAGAAGAACTTTCGAATTTATTTTCCGAAAGATCCATATCTGATGCAGATTTTGAGATCTTTGGAAACATTCCCATTCCTCCTTACCTCAAAAGAGATGTAACGGAGGAAGACAAAGTACGTTACCAAACGATCTTTGCCGAGCGATCTGGATCTGTGGCGGCACCCACTGCTGGTTTGCATTTTACGGAAGAGTTGAAAGAGAACCTTCGTAAAATTGGTGCAGAGTTTTTGCCAGTAGAGTTACAAATTGGTTATGGGACATTTCGTCCTCTTACCGCCGAACAATGGCAGACTAAGACACTCCACAGGGAGAACTACTTAGTTTCTGAATCCACCGCAACAAAGTTAAACGATGCTAGAAGGGAAGGTAGGCGGATCATTGCAGTAGGTACAACCACACTCAGGGTTTTAGAAACTGTATTTGATTCTCAAATACAGAAATATAAGGTAGGAGCAAGTCAAACTGACATCTTTTTGTCGCCCGGAGACAGAATCCAATCTGTACAAGGACTCATTACAAATTTTCACCTTCCAAAGTCTAGCCTTCTCCTCCTTGTCAGTGCCTTCGCTACGACTCAACTTGTGTTGGATTCTTATCGGTATGCATTGAAGAACGGGTTTCGTTTTTATTCTTATGGAGATTCAATGTTCCTATTTTAA
- a CDS encoding glycosyltransferase family 87 protein encodes MWNFLENLEKRGKWILTVLLLILLVISVSRSNQKSDFLDYYHAAERWGTGENLYRFDVAFELQTKIKSMEDLFRPENLHLLSALQNETATYIYPPLFSFLLIPFTYLSEPNASLVFELLSWLSLLGILYLVFQNKELSNTNSKFPYLLLFAALVFNFRFLESHIQNNQVGLMLILLVLVSITVKSHWQSGLLLALAVSIKITPLVFLFVFVYEKKYTRIFWFFVGILVWNALPLLYHWDYTIQMTTEWITKILGNAFSNPLLRSWKNNQSLSSTLAKYFVSGADMMNQPTYGMPITNLSLSTLKIIQLFFMLLFGIPLLLLWRKKNKKWEIISLLFLISALFSGISWVHSYIICLIPIYFILDRVTNIKNNQKELYILLFILSLPLLAHRTFVGSKIEAALSMFSVLFYTTSLLYFYIVRFAFHETENRN; translated from the coding sequence ATGTGGAATTTTTTAGAAAACCTCGAGAAACGCGGAAAATGGATTTTGACTGTTTTACTTCTAATCCTTCTTGTAATCTCCGTTTCTAGGTCCAACCAAAAGTCCGATTTTTTGGACTATTACCATGCGGCAGAACGTTGGGGAACGGGTGAAAATCTATATCGCTTTGATGTGGCCTTTGAACTCCAAACCAAAATCAAAAGTATGGAAGACCTCTTTCGACCAGAAAACCTCCACCTACTTTCTGCTCTCCAAAACGAAACAGCAACCTATATCTACCCTCCTCTGTTTTCCTTTTTACTCATTCCTTTTACTTATCTCTCAGAACCAAATGCTTCCCTTGTATTTGAGCTTTTGAGTTGGCTCTCTTTATTGGGAATTCTATACCTCGTTTTTCAAAATAAAGAACTATCCAATACAAACTCGAAGTTCCCCTATTTGCTACTATTTGCAGCCTTAGTATTTAATTTTCGATTTTTAGAAAGCCATATTCAAAACAACCAAGTAGGGCTCATGCTAATCTTACTTGTGTTAGTTTCAATTACAGTAAAATCTCATTGGCAAAGTGGACTACTCCTAGCTCTAGCAGTGAGTATTAAAATTACACCCTTAGTTTTTTTGTTTGTCTTTGTTTATGAAAAAAAATACACTCGAATCTTTTGGTTTTTCGTTGGAATTCTAGTTTGGAATGCACTTCCTCTCCTTTATCATTGGGACTATACCATCCAAATGACAACAGAATGGATTACAAAAATTTTAGGAAATGCCTTTAGCAACCCACTACTTCGTTCCTGGAAAAACAACCAATCTTTAAGTTCCACATTAGCAAAGTACTTTGTGTCCGGTGCAGATATGATGAACCAACCAACGTATGGAATGCCGATTACGAATCTTTCTTTATCTACATTGAAAATTATTCAACTCTTCTTTATGCTTTTGTTTGGAATTCCACTTTTACTGCTTTGGAGAAAGAAAAACAAAAAGTGGGAAATCATTTCTTTATTGTTTTTAATTTCCGCCCTATTTAGTGGGATTAGTTGGGTGCATAGTTATATCATTTGCCTTATACCAATCTATTTTATTTTAGATCGAGTTACAAATATCAAAAATAATCAAAAAGAACTTTATATTCTTCTTTTTATATTGAGTTTGCCTCTACTCGCTCATAGAACCTTTGTTGGATCAAAAATAGAAGCTGCCCTCTCTATGTTTTCTGTTTTATTTTATACGACCAGTCTCTTGTATTTCTATATTGTAAGGTTTGCATTCCATGAAACAGAAAATCGGAATTGA
- a CDS encoding glycosyltransferase family 4 protein: MTGNSRYLAEVLKVILPKHKNKEFFLYTNKPIHPVFQNLLGSNTKVVLEPKNIPGPIYLNFILPRRLKQDGVEVFWGTIQMLPFLKLPIPSYVNYHDLNFISAPETMAKWNYWQHKFLSPITMKNADKIFCLSKNTKVEISAFRPEFEKKCLVVYPGVSKQTTSKIKTKFPKDFFLTVGTLEPRKNINCLVDAFLEFKRKNPKDKHSLLIMGRKGWGEEGEFLYQKLCDSSIQTKGIQFIEKPDDATLAEAFKQCKAFFFPSLHEGFGLPLLEAMLEDKRCVASDIPVFKEILSDKCDLFVPPKETKTWTHSFELMSGPKKSRSPKFPTKQWTWEETAKKIEEVLFI; this comes from the coding sequence ATGACTGGTAATTCTAGGTATTTAGCAGAGGTGTTGAAAGTCATCTTACCTAAACATAAAAACAAAGAATTTTTTCTGTATACGAATAAACCAATTCATCCAGTGTTCCAAAACTTGTTAGGATCCAATACAAAAGTAGTCCTAGAACCAAAAAACATTCCAGGTCCTATTTATCTAAATTTCATTTTACCCAGACGTTTAAAACAAGATGGAGTGGAAGTTTTTTGGGGCACCATACAAATGTTACCATTTCTAAAACTCCCCATCCCAAGTTACGTCAACTATCATGACCTCAACTTCATCTCGGCTCCCGAAACCATGGCGAAATGGAACTACTGGCAACATAAATTCCTCTCTCCCATAACCATGAAAAATGCAGATAAAATCTTTTGTTTATCCAAAAATACAAAAGTAGAGATCTCCGCATTTCGTCCCGAATTTGAAAAAAAATGTCTCGTTGTCTACCCAGGTGTTAGCAAACAGACAACTTCCAAAATCAAAACCAAATTCCCCAAAGATTTTTTTCTTACCGTAGGTACCTTGGAACCTAGAAAAAATATCAATTGTTTAGTAGATGCATTTTTAGAATTCAAAAGAAAAAACCCTAAGGATAAACATTCTTTACTCATCATGGGAAGAAAAGGATGGGGAGAAGAAGGAGAGTTTTTATATCAAAAACTCTGTGATTCTAGTATCCAAACCAAAGGGATTCAGTTTATAGAAAAACCGGATGATGCCACTCTGGCTGAAGCGTTTAAACAGTGTAAGGCGTTCTTTTTCCCATCCTTACACGAAGGTTTTGGATTGCCCTTACTCGAAGCGATGTTGGAAGACAAACGTTGTGTTGCCTCTGACATCCCCGTGTTTAAAGAAATCCTATCCGACAAATGTGATCTTTTTGTTCCCCCAAAAGAAACAAAAACTTGGACTCATAGTTTTGAATTGATGTCGGGACCAAAAAAATCCAGGTCCCCGAAATTCCCCACCAAACAATGGACATGGGAAGAAACAGCTAAAAAAATAGAAGAGGTACTCTTTATATGA
- a CDS encoding LIMLP_18675 family protein — translation MKLLNKWISQWKEFRSKKATAYFGTSLYDELTVNPLPSVLLITFAILFFAYSLPYAFYLGKFFYWFVGVLEITKVLKIPFLDEMRYYHYLSVFVYFYIAASLLIDISRLLNRWNKKTVFVKNEIWQIQRFGFGKKLIKFNLDDEGLQLGYEHGGLSDFFGWNRMVWDKNGKTLIATPYFFPYKNNKAIVNRILKR, via the coding sequence ATGAAATTACTCAACAAATGGATCTCCCAATGGAAAGAATTCCGTAGCAAAAAAGCAACTGCTTACTTTGGAACTTCACTGTATGATGAATTAACAGTGAACCCATTACCATCAGTTCTACTCATAACATTCGCAATCCTTTTTTTTGCTTATAGTTTACCTTATGCATTCTATTTAGGTAAGTTTTTTTATTGGTTTGTTGGGGTTTTGGAAATAACCAAAGTTTTAAAAATTCCATTTTTGGATGAAATGAGGTATTACCATTACCTTTCTGTTTTTGTTTATTTTTACATTGCAGCTTCCCTACTAATTGACATTAGTCGCTTATTGAATCGATGGAACAAAAAAACTGTATTTGTGAAAAACGAAATTTGGCAAATCCAAAGATTTGGTTTTGGGAAAAAACTAATTAAATTTAACTTGGATGATGAAGGTTTGCAACTTGGATATGAACATGGTGGTCTCAGCGATTTTTTTGGATGGAATCGCATGGTTTGGGATAAAAATGGGAAAACTCTAATTGCCACTCCCTATTTTTTCCCTTACAAAAATAACAAAGCCATTGTGAATCGAATTTTAAAACGTTAG
- a CDS encoding MBOAT family O-acyltransferase — translation MLFNSFEFLVFFLVTIIVGNILKNRWQKLFFLLTSYYFYMAWQPSSISCTAMASDGFKFYTDRLYCDFKINPYVFILIFSTIIDYFAATLIEQKKDGDSTRGWLLVLSLVVNIGTLGFFKYTDFLLGVINDIHLLGAYQFPKQNIILPVGISFYTFQSMSYTIDVYNRKIEARKSFLDFALYVAFFPQLVAGPIVRAETFFRDLDFRLSVYKEHFDAAFALILIGFTRKIVFADNLARVVDSTFANYQNLNSIEIWTGALAFGWQIYFDFAGYTDIAIGVARLFGFQFNPNFNFPMSCRNIADHWSRWHISFSTWIRDYIYIPLGGSRVSVIMYIRNIMITWLFAGLWHGAAYHYVGWGIWQGTMLLSHKFYGDTKLAKFLNGKGGKVYDLFARIFTMFCLSFGFIMFRAETMEKAIPMMKALVFLNDSVAPLTRWSNYRFGILIVICFTASYVFSKRQIPTLLTGSWMKYTAFVIVNVLLLLLFGVTESQNFLYFQF, via the coding sequence ATGTTATTTAACTCTTTTGAATTTTTAGTTTTCTTTTTAGTAACAATCATCGTTGGGAACATTCTTAAGAATCGCTGGCAAAAACTTTTTTTCCTACTGACCAGTTATTATTTCTACATGGCTTGGCAACCATCTTCAATTTCTTGTACGGCGATGGCTTCCGATGGGTTCAAATTTTATACCGACAGACTCTATTGTGATTTCAAAATCAATCCATATGTTTTTATTCTAATTTTTTCGACCATAATTGACTATTTCGCAGCAACACTCATTGAACAAAAAAAAGACGGTGATAGTACGAGAGGTTGGTTACTTGTATTGTCCTTAGTGGTTAATATTGGGACACTTGGATTTTTTAAATACACTGATTTTTTATTGGGAGTCATTAACGATATTCATCTGTTAGGTGCTTACCAATTTCCGAAACAAAACATCATTCTACCAGTAGGAATTTCATTTTATACCTTTCAGTCGATGAGTTACACCATCGACGTATACAATCGCAAAATTGAAGCCAGAAAATCATTTTTGGATTTTGCATTGTATGTTGCTTTTTTCCCACAACTCGTTGCCGGTCCAATTGTTCGTGCTGAAACATTCTTCCGTGATTTAGATTTTAGGTTGAGCGTATACAAAGAACACTTTGATGCTGCTTTTGCACTGATCTTAATTGGTTTCACAAGAAAAATTGTATTCGCAGACAATTTAGCGAGGGTCGTTGATTCCACATTTGCCAATTACCAAAACTTAAACTCGATTGAAATTTGGACCGGCGCTCTTGCTTTTGGATGGCAAATTTATTTTGACTTCGCAGGATATACTGATATTGCCATTGGAGTTGCAAGGTTATTCGGATTTCAGTTCAATCCAAACTTTAACTTCCCCATGTCCTGCCGAAACATTGCTGACCACTGGTCTAGATGGCATATATCCTTCTCCACTTGGATCAGAGACTACATCTATATTCCGTTAGGTGGCTCTAGGGTGAGTGTGATCATGTACATTCGAAACATTATGATCACTTGGTTATTTGCAGGTCTTTGGCATGGGGCCGCTTACCACTACGTTGGCTGGGGGATTTGGCAAGGTACCATGTTACTCTCACATAAGTTCTATGGAGATACCAAACTTGCAAAGTTCCTAAATGGCAAAGGTGGTAAAGTCTATGACCTTTTTGCACGTATCTTCACGATGTTTTGTTTGTCTTTTGGATTTATCATGTTCAGAGCAGAAACAATGGAAAAAGCAATTCCCATGATGAAGGCACTGGTATTTTTGAACGATTCCGTTGCACCTCTCACTCGTTGGTCAAACTACCGATTCGGAATTCTGATCGTTATTTGTTTTACCGCTAGTTACGTTTTTTCTAAAAGACAAATCCCTACTCTTCTTACAGGAAGTTGGATGAAGTATACAGCATTTGTTATTGTGAACGTGTTATTATTATTACTTTTTGGAGTCACAGAAAGTCAGAACTTCCTCTACTTTCAATTTTAG
- a CDS encoding nucleotide pyrophosphohydrolase yields MENDEITLNQLQSDVNDWIQTIGVRYFSELTNLAILMEEVGELSRLMARKYGDQSFKTGESAENIPNEIGDILFVLTCLANQMGISLQDVIQTTIQKNTKRDINRHKNNPKL; encoded by the coding sequence TTGGAAAACGATGAGATTACTTTAAACCAATTACAATCCGATGTAAATGATTGGATTCAGACAATTGGAGTTCGTTATTTCTCTGAGTTAACCAATTTAGCAATTTTAATGGAAGAAGTTGGTGAACTCTCTAGACTTATGGCAAGGAAATATGGAGACCAATCATTTAAGACTGGTGAATCAGCAGAAAATATTCCAAATGAGATTGGTGACATTCTATTTGTTCTTACTTGTTTAGCCAACCAAATGGGTATCTCTTTACAAGATGTTATCCAAACCACAATCCAAAAGAACACAAAACGCGACATCAATCGTCACAAAAACAATCCAAAACTTTAA
- a CDS encoding Kelch repeat-containing protein: MILPFFFSIGCMFPSEYENLYDQKSSAGLFLSAFFYSTPFACSANSNTKSIGSVDQVLLQCNRELANLDTNYLAEANQNVFSNISFAKLESDRLLVKFDPLTDDGRYELVLAGVVSNSGETLANDKLPIIIDTKLPTVSLVGYIPITDYTFFSPRYWDFTSSEPLANFSPPILSGSLAQSVVLRSVQKINETTYRVYFETNFNTNSPGSLTLQFMNSKDNASNVVSNSITVRFIGLVQGPKLNHGRSEFDAFQNANGDVVAIYGSTSSAEILRKGSSSFTLTNPSLPESLRGERGVMLDGKNLLITGGIQSATAYARTTSYIFDTDTTTFTPTGNMNGPRHLHNIVKLADGKVIILGGIRDFAPTIPAYFTSLNTAELYDPATGTFTEVTNRMMTARSFSCSVLLDDGRVFIIGGTDGIYAPKDSTEFFDPTTQTFSWGPTLPVPVAALKCMKLADGNVLIYGAQLSNLNNSTMLYDRTRNQIFTIANSKFRREWSTASELPDGGILFYGGAYRYNTSEPSRTIEKLDYAKSNNFFDMGLAKYSVSKHSGVKFSDGTLFFLGGELGGMFHLETEYYGLSN; this comes from the coding sequence ATGATTCTTCCGTTTTTCTTTTCCATTGGTTGTATGTTTCCATCAGAGTATGAAAACTTATATGATCAAAAATCATCTGCAGGATTATTCCTGAGCGCATTTTTCTATTCAACTCCTTTTGCTTGTTCAGCAAATTCGAATACTAAGTCTATTGGAAGTGTTGACCAAGTTCTTCTACAATGTAATAGAGAATTAGCAAATTTAGATACAAATTATCTGGCTGAAGCCAATCAAAATGTCTTTTCGAATATAAGTTTTGCTAAGCTCGAATCCGATCGTCTGTTAGTGAAATTTGATCCACTAACAGACGATGGACGATACGAATTAGTTTTGGCGGGAGTTGTTTCAAACTCTGGTGAAACTCTTGCCAATGATAAACTTCCTATTATCATCGATACTAAACTACCAACAGTTTCTCTAGTTGGATATATCCCGATAACAGATTATACTTTTTTTTCTCCAAGGTATTGGGACTTTACCAGTTCAGAACCATTGGCCAATTTTAGCCCTCCTATTTTGAGTGGTTCCCTCGCACAATCTGTTGTCCTTAGATCAGTTCAGAAAATAAATGAAACTACCTACCGAGTGTATTTTGAAACTAATTTCAATACGAATAGCCCAGGTTCATTAACTTTGCAATTTATGAATTCGAAAGACAACGCATCCAATGTAGTTTCGAATTCAATTACTGTTCGGTTCATAGGTCTTGTGCAAGGCCCTAAATTGAATCACGGTAGATCCGAATTTGATGCATTCCAAAATGCCAATGGGGATGTAGTTGCCATTTATGGTTCTACTTCCAGTGCTGAAATTTTACGGAAAGGGTCCTCTAGTTTTACCCTAACAAATCCTAGTTTACCGGAGAGTCTTCGAGGAGAACGTGGGGTGATGTTGGATGGAAAAAACCTACTCATCACTGGTGGGATCCAATCGGCAACAGCTTATGCACGCACCACAAGTTATATTTTTGATACGGATACAACAACATTCACTCCAACTGGGAATATGAATGGTCCGAGGCATTTACATAATATAGTAAAACTCGCAGATGGAAAAGTTATCATTTTAGGTGGGATTCGTGATTTCGCTCCAACAATACCTGCTTATTTCACCTCCCTAAATACTGCGGAGTTGTATGACCCAGCAACAGGTACTTTCACAGAAGTTACAAATCGAATGATGACAGCAAGATCGTTTTCTTGTTCGGTATTATTGGATGATGGTCGAGTTTTCATCATTGGTGGAACAGATGGAATCTATGCACCAAAAGATTCGACAGAATTTTTTGATCCCACCACTCAAACTTTTTCTTGGGGACCAACATTGCCAGTACCAGTGGCGGCTTTAAAATGTATGAAATTAGCAGATGGGAATGTTCTCATTTATGGAGCACAGTTATCCAATTTGAACAACTCGACAATGTTATATGATAGGACTCGAAATCAAATATTTACAATTGCAAATTCGAAATTTCGCAGAGAGTGGAGTACTGCTTCGGAACTGCCAGACGGTGGGATTCTCTTTTATGGTGGAGCCTATCGTTATAATACCAGCGAACCAAGTCGCACGATAGAAAAACTTGATTATGCTAAAAGTAATAATTTTTTCGATATGGGATTAGCGAAATATAGTGTATCTAAACATAGTGGTGTAAAATTTTCTGATGGAACATTGTTTTTCCTTGGTGGAGAACTGGGGGGGATGTTCCATTTAGAAACGGAATACTACGGACTTTCTAATTAG